Proteins from a genomic interval of Arvicola amphibius chromosome 10, mArvAmp1.2, whole genome shotgun sequence:
- the Rbak gene encoding RB-associated KRAB zinc finger protein isoform X5 has protein sequence MRRAEDVSSRRAEKGDAFDKTYHLEPHLIFSSAGAPRCVSCGQTLEPMSALISSDGRYAPEKPDKCVDCGTACREKAGDFNQNGDTSAQHDESILQKIAVLEKPFDYECMEALDSETVFMAHERAYMGEKPYEWDDDSGPDFIQMSDFSTYQRSQLEMKPFECTQCGKSFCKKSKFIIHQRAHTGEKPYACNVCGKSFSQKGTLTVHRRSHLEEKPYKCTECGKTFCQKLHLTQHLRTHSGEKPYECSECGKTFCQKTHLTLHQRNHSGERPYPCNECGKSFSRKSALNDHQRTHTGEKLYKCNECGKSYYRKSTLITHQRTHTGEKPYQCSECGKFFSRVSYLTIHYRSHLEEKPYECAECGKTFNLNSAFIRHRKVHSEERVLECSECGKFSQLQCLPDRMNDLGQKHYECSECGKTFLESSTFSGPQSVPAAEKTYDCNICGKSFSDLSCYTVHYRGHSEEKPFGCGECGKTFSHNSSLFRHQRVHTGEKPYECCECGKFFSQKSYLTIHHRIHSGEKPYECSKCGKVFSRMSNLTVHYRSHSGEKPYECNECGKVFSQKSYLTVHYRTHSGEKPYECSECGKKFHHRSAFNSHQRIHKRGSISVLSVENL, from the coding sequence ATGAGGCGAGCTGAGGATGTCAGCAGCCGAAGAGCAGAGAAGGGGGATGCGTTTGATAAAACTTATCACCTAGAACCACACCTCATTTTTTCAAGTGCAGGGGCTCCCCGTTGTGTGTCTTGCGGACAGACTTTGGAACCCATGTCAGCACTAATTAGTAGTGATGGAAGGTATGCACCGGAGAAGCCTGACAAGTGTGTTGATTGTGGGACAGCATGCAGAGAGAAAGCGGGTGACTTTAATCAAAATGGGGATACTTCTGCTCAACATGATGAAAGCATTCTGCAGAAAATTGCTGTTTTGGAGAAGCCCTTTGATTATGAGTGCATGGAAGCCTTAGACAGCGAAACTGTTTTCATGGCTCATGAGAGAGCTTATATGggggagaaaccctatgaatgggATGATGATTCTGGACCAGACTTCATCCAGATGTCAGATTTCAGTACATATCAGAGGTCACAACTGGAAATGAAGCCTTTTGAATGTACacagtgtgggaagtccttctgtaagAAGTCCAAATTCATCATCCATCAGAGAGctcacacaggagagaaaccgTATGCATGTAAtgtgtgtgggaagtccttcagtcAGAAGGGGACTCTCACTGTCCATCGGAGGTCACACTTAGAGGAGAAGCCCTATAAGTGTACTGAATGCGGGAAAACCTTTTGTCAGAAGTTACATCTCACACAGCATCTGAGAACTCACtcaggagagaagccctatgaatgcaGTGAATGTGGGAAAACCTTCTGCCAAAAGACACACCTCACTCTACACCAGAGAAACCATTCCGGGGAGAGGCCCTATCCGTGCAACgagtgtgggaaatccttctccCGAAAGTCTGCCCTCAATGACCATCAGAGAACACACACCGGAGAGAAGCTGTATAAGTGCAACGAGTGTGGGAAATCCTACTACCGAAAGTCCACTCTCATTACACACCAGCGAACGCACACGGGGGAGAAGCCCTACCAGTGTAGCGAGTGCGGGAAGTTCTTCTCCCGGGTGTCATACCTCACCATCCACTACAGGAGCCATTTAGAAGAGAAACCGTATGAGTGTGCAGAATGCGGGAAGACCTTCAATCTAAACTCAGCTTTCATTCGGCATCGGAAGGTACATTCGGAGGAGAGAGTCCTTGAATGTAGTGAATGCGGGAAGTTCTCCCAACTGCAGTGTCTCCCTGATCGCATGAATGACTTAGGACAGAAACACTATGAATGCAGTGAGTGTGGGAAGACCTTCCTTGAAAGCTCTACCTTCAGTGGGCCCCAGTCTGTTCCAGCCGCCGAGAAGACTTACGACTGTAATATATGTGGGAAGTCGTTCTCTGATTTGTCGTGCTACACTGTACATTACAGAGGTCATTCTGAAGAGAAGCCCTTCGGGTGCGGTGAGTGTGGGAAAACCTTCTCTCATAATTCATCCCTCTTTAGACATCAGAGAGTGCACACAGGTGAAAAGCCGTATGAATGTTGTGAGTGCGGGAAGTTCTTCTCGCAGAAGTCCTACCTCACCATCCACCACCGCATCCACTCAGGGGAGAAGCCCTACGAGTGCAGCAAGTGCGGGAAGGTCTTCTCTCGGATGTCCAACCTCACCGTGCACTACAGGAGCCACTCGGGAGAGAAGCCCTACGAGTGCAACgaatgtgggaaggtcttctctCAGAAGTCCTACCTCACTGTCCATTACCGGACTCATTCGGGAGAGAAGCCTTATGAATGTAGTGAGTGTGGGAAGAAGTTCCACCACAGGTCAGCCTTCAATAGCCATCAGAGGATCCATAAAAGAGGGAGCATAAGTGTGCTCAGTGTGGAAAACCTCTGA
- the Rbak gene encoding RB-associated KRAB zinc finger protein isoform X3, with the protein MVGLTAEQLHRFGVRGRSEDEVCHQQCLAVSALSQEQQKMSRSKGPLSFRDVAVAFTQEEWQRLGSEEKTTYRDVMLETYSNLVSVGYDVTKPNVIIKLEQGEEPWTVEGDCHAQSRVEISKVGDTVGKIQENEGKLMRRAEDVSSRRAEKGDAFDKTYHLEPHLIFSSAGAPRCVSCGQTLEPMSALISSDGRYAPEKPDKCVDCGTACREKAGDFNQNGDTSAQHDESILQKIAVLEKPFDYECMEALDSETVFMAHERAYMGEKPYEWDDDSGPDFIQMSDFSTYQRSQLEMKPFECTQCGKSFCKKSKFIIHQRAHTGEKPYACNVCGKSFSQKGTLTVHRRSHLEEKPYKCTECGKTFCQKLHLTQHLRTHSGEKPYECSECGKTFCQKTHLTLHQRNHSGERPYPCNECGKSFSRKSALNDHQRTHTGEKLYKCNECGKSYYRKSTLITHQRTHTGEKPYQCSECGKFFSRVSYLTIHYRSHLEEKPYECAECGKTFNLNSAFIRHRKVHSEERVLECSECGKFSQLQCLPDRMNDLGQKHYECSECGKTFLESSTFSGPQSVPAAEKTYDCNICGKSFSDLSCYTVHYRGHSEEKPFGCGECGKTFSHNSSLFRHQRVHTGEKPYECCECGKFFSQKSYLTIHHRIHSGEKPYECSKCGKVFSRMSNLTVHYRSHSGEKPYECNECGKVFSQKSYLTVHYRTHSGEKPYECSECGKKFHHRSAFNSHQRIHKRGSISVLSVENL; encoded by the exons GGCCCACTGTCCTTCAGGGACGTGGCTGTGGCCTTTACCCAGGAGGAGTGGCAGCGGCTGGGCTCTGAGGAGAAGACGACGTACAGGgacgtgatgctggagacctacagCAACCTCGTCTCCGTGG GGTATGATGTCACCAAGCCGAACGTGATTATTAAGTTGGAGCAGGGAGAAGAACCATGGACGGTGGAAGGCGACTGCCATGCGCAGAGTCGTGTGG AAATCAGTAAAGTTGGTGACACCGTAGGGAAAATCCAAGAAAACGAAGGCAAACTTATGAGGCGAGCTGAGGATGTCAGCAGCCGAAGAGCAGAGAAGGGGGATGCGTTTGATAAAACTTATCACCTAGAACCACACCTCATTTTTTCAAGTGCAGGGGCTCCCCGTTGTGTGTCTTGCGGACAGACTTTGGAACCCATGTCAGCACTAATTAGTAGTGATGGAAGGTATGCACCGGAGAAGCCTGACAAGTGTGTTGATTGTGGGACAGCATGCAGAGAGAAAGCGGGTGACTTTAATCAAAATGGGGATACTTCTGCTCAACATGATGAAAGCATTCTGCAGAAAATTGCTGTTTTGGAGAAGCCCTTTGATTATGAGTGCATGGAAGCCTTAGACAGCGAAACTGTTTTCATGGCTCATGAGAGAGCTTATATGggggagaaaccctatgaatgggATGATGATTCTGGACCAGACTTCATCCAGATGTCAGATTTCAGTACATATCAGAGGTCACAACTGGAAATGAAGCCTTTTGAATGTACacagtgtgggaagtccttctgtaagAAGTCCAAATTCATCATCCATCAGAGAGctcacacaggagagaaaccgTATGCATGTAAtgtgtgtgggaagtccttcagtcAGAAGGGGACTCTCACTGTCCATCGGAGGTCACACTTAGAGGAGAAGCCCTATAAGTGTACTGAATGCGGGAAAACCTTTTGTCAGAAGTTACATCTCACACAGCATCTGAGAACTCACtcaggagagaagccctatgaatgcaGTGAATGTGGGAAAACCTTCTGCCAAAAGACACACCTCACTCTACACCAGAGAAACCATTCCGGGGAGAGGCCCTATCCGTGCAACgagtgtgggaaatccttctccCGAAAGTCTGCCCTCAATGACCATCAGAGAACACACACCGGAGAGAAGCTGTATAAGTGCAACGAGTGTGGGAAATCCTACTACCGAAAGTCCACTCTCATTACACACCAGCGAACGCACACGGGGGAGAAGCCCTACCAGTGTAGCGAGTGCGGGAAGTTCTTCTCCCGGGTGTCATACCTCACCATCCACTACAGGAGCCATTTAGAAGAGAAACCGTATGAGTGTGCAGAATGCGGGAAGACCTTCAATCTAAACTCAGCTTTCATTCGGCATCGGAAGGTACATTCGGAGGAGAGAGTCCTTGAATGTAGTGAATGCGGGAAGTTCTCCCAACTGCAGTGTCTCCCTGATCGCATGAATGACTTAGGACAGAAACACTATGAATGCAGTGAGTGTGGGAAGACCTTCCTTGAAAGCTCTACCTTCAGTGGGCCCCAGTCTGTTCCAGCCGCCGAGAAGACTTACGACTGTAATATATGTGGGAAGTCGTTCTCTGATTTGTCGTGCTACACTGTACATTACAGAGGTCATTCTGAAGAGAAGCCCTTCGGGTGCGGTGAGTGTGGGAAAACCTTCTCTCATAATTCATCCCTCTTTAGACATCAGAGAGTGCACACAGGTGAAAAGCCGTATGAATGTTGTGAGTGCGGGAAGTTCTTCTCGCAGAAGTCCTACCTCACCATCCACCACCGCATCCACTCAGGGGAGAAGCCCTACGAGTGCAGCAAGTGCGGGAAGGTCTTCTCTCGGATGTCCAACCTCACCGTGCACTACAGGAGCCACTCGGGAGAGAAGCCCTACGAGTGCAACgaatgtgggaaggtcttctctCAGAAGTCCTACCTCACTGTCCATTACCGGACTCATTCGGGAGAGAAGCCTTATGAATGTAGTGAGTGTGGGAAGAAGTTCCACCACAGGTCAGCCTTCAATAGCCATCAGAGGATCCATAAAAGAGGGAGCATAAGTGTGCTCAGTGTGGAAAACCTCTGA
- the Rbak gene encoding RB-associated KRAB zinc finger protein isoform X4, whose amino-acid sequence MLETYSNLVSVGYDVTKPNVIIKLEQGEEPWTVEGDCHAQSRVEISKVGDTVGKIQENEGKLMRRAEDVSSRRAEKGDAFDKTYHLEPHLIFSSAGAPRCVSCGQTLEPMSALISSDGRYAPEKPDKCVDCGTACREKAGDFNQNGDTSAQHDESILQKIAVLEKPFDYECMEALDSETVFMAHERAYMGEKPYEWDDDSGPDFIQMSDFSTYQRSQLEMKPFECTQCGKSFCKKSKFIIHQRAHTGEKPYACNVCGKSFSQKGTLTVHRRSHLEEKPYKCTECGKTFCQKLHLTQHLRTHSGEKPYECSECGKTFCQKTHLTLHQRNHSGERPYPCNECGKSFSRKSALNDHQRTHTGEKLYKCNECGKSYYRKSTLITHQRTHTGEKPYQCSECGKFFSRVSYLTIHYRSHLEEKPYECAECGKTFNLNSAFIRHRKVHSEERVLECSECGKFSQLQCLPDRMNDLGQKHYECSECGKTFLESSTFSGPQSVPAAEKTYDCNICGKSFSDLSCYTVHYRGHSEEKPFGCGECGKTFSHNSSLFRHQRVHTGEKPYECCECGKFFSQKSYLTIHHRIHSGEKPYECSKCGKVFSRMSNLTVHYRSHSGEKPYECNECGKVFSQKSYLTVHYRTHSGEKPYECSECGKKFHHRSAFNSHQRIHKRGSISVLSVENL is encoded by the exons atgctggagacctacagCAACCTCGTCTCCGTGG GGTATGATGTCACCAAGCCGAACGTGATTATTAAGTTGGAGCAGGGAGAAGAACCATGGACGGTGGAAGGCGACTGCCATGCGCAGAGTCGTGTGG AAATCAGTAAAGTTGGTGACACCGTAGGGAAAATCCAAGAAAACGAAGGCAAACTTATGAGGCGAGCTGAGGATGTCAGCAGCCGAAGAGCAGAGAAGGGGGATGCGTTTGATAAAACTTATCACCTAGAACCACACCTCATTTTTTCAAGTGCAGGGGCTCCCCGTTGTGTGTCTTGCGGACAGACTTTGGAACCCATGTCAGCACTAATTAGTAGTGATGGAAGGTATGCACCGGAGAAGCCTGACAAGTGTGTTGATTGTGGGACAGCATGCAGAGAGAAAGCGGGTGACTTTAATCAAAATGGGGATACTTCTGCTCAACATGATGAAAGCATTCTGCAGAAAATTGCTGTTTTGGAGAAGCCCTTTGATTATGAGTGCATGGAAGCCTTAGACAGCGAAACTGTTTTCATGGCTCATGAGAGAGCTTATATGggggagaaaccctatgaatgggATGATGATTCTGGACCAGACTTCATCCAGATGTCAGATTTCAGTACATATCAGAGGTCACAACTGGAAATGAAGCCTTTTGAATGTACacagtgtgggaagtccttctgtaagAAGTCCAAATTCATCATCCATCAGAGAGctcacacaggagagaaaccgTATGCATGTAAtgtgtgtgggaagtccttcagtcAGAAGGGGACTCTCACTGTCCATCGGAGGTCACACTTAGAGGAGAAGCCCTATAAGTGTACTGAATGCGGGAAAACCTTTTGTCAGAAGTTACATCTCACACAGCATCTGAGAACTCACtcaggagagaagccctatgaatgcaGTGAATGTGGGAAAACCTTCTGCCAAAAGACACACCTCACTCTACACCAGAGAAACCATTCCGGGGAGAGGCCCTATCCGTGCAACgagtgtgggaaatccttctccCGAAAGTCTGCCCTCAATGACCATCAGAGAACACACACCGGAGAGAAGCTGTATAAGTGCAACGAGTGTGGGAAATCCTACTACCGAAAGTCCACTCTCATTACACACCAGCGAACGCACACGGGGGAGAAGCCCTACCAGTGTAGCGAGTGCGGGAAGTTCTTCTCCCGGGTGTCATACCTCACCATCCACTACAGGAGCCATTTAGAAGAGAAACCGTATGAGTGTGCAGAATGCGGGAAGACCTTCAATCTAAACTCAGCTTTCATTCGGCATCGGAAGGTACATTCGGAGGAGAGAGTCCTTGAATGTAGTGAATGCGGGAAGTTCTCCCAACTGCAGTGTCTCCCTGATCGCATGAATGACTTAGGACAGAAACACTATGAATGCAGTGAGTGTGGGAAGACCTTCCTTGAAAGCTCTACCTTCAGTGGGCCCCAGTCTGTTCCAGCCGCCGAGAAGACTTACGACTGTAATATATGTGGGAAGTCGTTCTCTGATTTGTCGTGCTACACTGTACATTACAGAGGTCATTCTGAAGAGAAGCCCTTCGGGTGCGGTGAGTGTGGGAAAACCTTCTCTCATAATTCATCCCTCTTTAGACATCAGAGAGTGCACACAGGTGAAAAGCCGTATGAATGTTGTGAGTGCGGGAAGTTCTTCTCGCAGAAGTCCTACCTCACCATCCACCACCGCATCCACTCAGGGGAGAAGCCCTACGAGTGCAGCAAGTGCGGGAAGGTCTTCTCTCGGATGTCCAACCTCACCGTGCACTACAGGAGCCACTCGGGAGAGAAGCCCTACGAGTGCAACgaatgtgggaaggtcttctctCAGAAGTCCTACCTCACTGTCCATTACCGGACTCATTCGGGAGAGAAGCCTTATGAATGTAGTGAGTGTGGGAAGAAGTTCCACCACAGGTCAGCCTTCAATAGCCATCAGAGGATCCATAAAAGAGGGAGCATAAGTGTGCTCAGTGTGGAAAACCTCTGA